The proteins below come from a single Saccharophagus degradans 2-40 genomic window:
- a CDS encoding 4-phosphoerythronate dehydrogenase — MKIVADENIPFVNELFEPIGEILLRPGREITPADVKNADILLVRSVTPVNAALLEGSKVQFVGTCTIGTDHLDKAYLDERDIAYSSAPGCNAGGVVQYALSAMAVLGLLQDSPSKDFKVAVVGCGNVGSRVYRTLSALGYDCIGVDPFLDTSTIPHLQPFEAIYDCDLICCHTPLTRSGPAPTEHMFNTDVFNHLKSGATLLNAGRGGVIDNRALLQYLNTHNDLTVVLDVWESEPDILVELLDAVALGSTHIAGYSYEGRINGSLMIHRALIDYLLAHGEHPEDTRRAIEAYVAKDKETINVTSFADAVLATYDVRDDDALLRQAVQGLPASFDMLRKQYRKRREFSHYQIEAAPPKLMPLLQSLGYGVVAK, encoded by the coding sequence ATGAAAATAGTGGCCGATGAGAATATCCCCTTCGTCAATGAGCTGTTTGAGCCTATTGGTGAAATTCTATTGCGACCCGGGCGCGAAATAACCCCCGCAGATGTGAAAAATGCCGATATTCTATTGGTGCGCTCAGTCACGCCTGTAAATGCCGCGCTATTAGAGGGCTCGAAGGTGCAGTTCGTTGGTACCTGTACCATCGGCACCGATCATCTCGACAAGGCTTACCTCGACGAGCGCGACATCGCCTACTCCAGTGCGCCAGGCTGCAATGCTGGCGGGGTGGTGCAATACGCACTAAGTGCCATGGCAGTACTGGGGTTACTGCAAGATTCGCCATCGAAAGATTTTAAAGTGGCGGTTGTGGGCTGCGGTAATGTGGGCAGCCGCGTGTATCGCACGCTTAGCGCCTTGGGGTACGACTGTATTGGCGTAGACCCTTTTCTAGATACATCAACAATTCCGCATTTGCAGCCGTTTGAAGCCATATACGACTGCGACTTAATTTGCTGCCACACCCCGCTCACTCGCTCAGGCCCAGCGCCTACAGAGCACATGTTTAACACCGATGTGTTTAATCACCTCAAAAGCGGTGCCACGCTGCTCAACGCGGGGCGCGGTGGGGTAATAGACAACCGCGCTTTGCTGCAGTACTTAAACACCCATAACGACCTAACCGTGGTGCTGGATGTATGGGAAAGTGAGCCAGATATATTGGTAGAGTTGCTCGATGCTGTCGCGTTAGGAAGTACTCACATAGCAGGTTACTCTTACGAGGGGCGAATTAATGGCTCGCTGATGATTCATCGCGCGCTTATCGATTACCTGCTTGCCCACGGCGAACACCCAGAAGATACACGCCGAGCGATTGAGGCGTATGTTGCCAAAGATAAAGAAACCATTAATGTAACGAGCTTTGCCGATGCGGTACTCGCCACCTACGACGTAAGGGACGACGATGCCCTATTGCGTCAGGCGGTACAGGGCCTACCGGCAAGCTTTGATATGTTGCGTAAGCAATACCGCAAACGCCGAGAATTTTCCCATTACCAAATTGAAGCCGCGCCTCCCAAATTAATGCCTTTGCTGCAATCGCTCGGTTACGGTGTGGTGGCAAAGTAG
- a CDS encoding ATP-NAD kinase family protein, with amino-acid sequence MSSLPTFTLGFVINPLAGVGGEAGFKGSDAPEIQASAASGHLPLRAFERAHQFLQGLQPIANKLRIVTVPASMGADAVARAGLQAEVIDFPVPSVTSAKDTQAGVLALCAAKLDLLVFVGGDGTARDVCSVVGCESPQPQLAIGVPSGVKMHSGVYGIHPTATAQVVCGMVAGELTAVHEQEVRDIDEAAFRQGIVRSRYYGSMRVPSAAEFVQHVKQGGVEVEELVLLDIANEIKERLEAQFDDLGEEQVLTIFAPGSTTQFVQQELGLPSTLLGVDVTLGLEPLAQDVNANQLAQLIDEHRQRCGASAQVNLVLTAIGGQGHLLGRGNQQLRADILQKIGREHLWPIATKAKLKALEGRPLILDTGNSALNRQWSGLFSVVTGYQDNILYRAEGA; translated from the coding sequence ATGTCTTCGCTTCCAACGTTTACATTGGGTTTTGTTATTAATCCGCTAGCAGGTGTTGGCGGTGAGGCAGGCTTTAAAGGTAGCGACGCCCCAGAAATACAAGCTTCTGCCGCAAGTGGGCACTTACCTCTACGCGCTTTTGAGCGCGCTCATCAGTTCTTGCAAGGCTTGCAGCCCATTGCCAATAAACTGCGTATTGTTACTGTCCCCGCCAGTATGGGGGCCGATGCCGTCGCGCGTGCAGGCTTACAGGCAGAGGTAATCGACTTTCCCGTGCCCAGCGTGACAAGCGCAAAGGATACTCAAGCGGGAGTGTTGGCCCTGTGCGCGGCAAAGTTGGATCTGCTTGTGTTTGTAGGGGGCGACGGCACCGCGCGCGATGTGTGCAGTGTTGTGGGGTGCGAGAGTCCGCAACCTCAGTTGGCGATAGGCGTTCCCTCTGGTGTAAAAATGCACTCCGGTGTGTACGGTATTCACCCTACCGCTACTGCTCAAGTGGTGTGCGGTATGGTTGCTGGCGAGTTAACAGCAGTGCACGAGCAGGAAGTAAGAGATATAGACGAAGCCGCGTTTAGGCAGGGCATTGTGCGCAGCCGCTATTACGGTAGTATGCGCGTACCCAGCGCCGCTGAGTTTGTGCAGCATGTAAAACAAGGCGGTGTAGAAGTAGAAGAGCTGGTGCTATTAGATATAGCAAACGAAATAAAAGAGCGCTTAGAGGCGCAGTTCGACGACCTAGGTGAAGAGCAGGTGCTAACCATTTTTGCACCTGGCTCCACAACGCAGTTTGTGCAACAGGAACTAGGTTTGCCCTCAACCCTGTTGGGGGTGGATGTAACCTTAGGGCTTGAGCCATTAGCGCAAGATGTAAACGCCAACCAATTGGCACAGCTTATAGATGAGCATCGTCAGCGATGTGGCGCCAGCGCACAGGTTAATTTGGTATTAACCGCCATTGGTGGGCAGGGCCATTTGTTGGGCCGAGGCAACCAACAATTACGGGCGGATATATTGCAAAAAATTGGGCGCGAGCACCTTTGGCCAATAGCCACCAAAGCCAAGCTTAAAGCGTTAGAAGGGCGCCCGTTAATTTTAGATACGGGAAACAGCGCACTTAATCGCCAATGGAGCGGTTTGTTTTCTGTGGTGACCGGCTACCAAGATAATATTCTCTATCGCGCTGAAGGCGCATAG
- a CDS encoding class I SAM-dependent methyltransferase has product MNFPIDFTPVHVALHHAANRYASGDSFRIFHGRGGCYEDLHWCAIDYFDGLWVATLYAPTNEETEQGLFDLLVAHMFATGAHDSTLLVQRRYLDGAPWQVIIGAMPEEGTAKRGNLQFALNFNQQNLGFFLDIEPARKWLEKTASNKRVLNMFSYTCAFSVVAMAAGADSVVNIDMSRRSLDVGRKNHHINKLDTQAVKFLPHNIFKSWGKLRKLGPYDVVIVDPPSFQKGSFIATKDYAKVVRKLTDLVEVGGHALLCLNSPEISFTAFHKEIETVLSEDVCAQEGKFELEQKMAACEDFAESSPDHGALKILAYRRVA; this is encoded by the coding sequence ATGAATTTTCCCATCGATTTTACACCCGTACACGTAGCGCTACACCATGCGGCAAACCGCTATGCGAGTGGTGATAGCTTTCGGATTTTTCACGGACGAGGCGGTTGCTATGAGGATTTACACTGGTGCGCAATAGATTACTTCGACGGCTTGTGGGTAGCGACACTGTACGCCCCAACCAACGAAGAAACCGAGCAAGGGCTTTTTGATTTGTTGGTGGCCCATATGTTTGCCACCGGCGCCCACGACTCGACTCTGCTAGTACAGCGCCGCTATCTAGATGGAGCACCGTGGCAGGTAATTATTGGTGCTATGCCCGAAGAGGGCACCGCGAAGCGAGGCAATTTACAGTTTGCTCTTAATTTTAATCAGCAAAACTTAGGTTTCTTTTTAGATATCGAGCCTGCGCGAAAGTGGCTAGAGAAAACTGCCAGCAATAAGCGTGTATTAAATATGTTTAGCTACACCTGCGCATTTTCGGTAGTGGCCATGGCTGCAGGGGCAGATTCGGTGGTGAATATTGATATGAGTCGCCGCTCGCTAGACGTGGGTAGAAAAAACCATCACATCAATAAACTCGATACCCAAGCAGTAAAATTTTTGCCGCACAATATATTTAAGTCCTGGGGCAAACTGCGTAAGTTAGGGCCATACGATGTGGTTATTGTCGACCCGCCCAGTTTTCAAAAGGGCAGTTTTATTGCCACAAAAGATTACGCCAAAGTGGTGCGCAAGCTTACCGATTTAGTTGAGGTGGGCGGCCATGCATTGCTGTGTTTGAACTCGCCAGAAATAAGCTTTACTGCGTTCCATAAAGAAATTGAAACGGTACTAAGCGAAGATGTTTGTGCGCAGGAAGGGAAGTTTGAACTGGAGCAAAAAATGGCAGCCTGTGAAGATTTTGCCGAATCTAGCCCAGATCACGGTGCGCTTAAAATACTTGCATATAGGCGCGTAGCTTAA
- a CDS encoding EAL domain-containing protein, producing MSNEALYIVIALLAAFASLMAYMLFTKKAPEDNQPITDTTDPFALYLGNAVCGAVVLDASLKIAQINTVLCEYLGLTPAAVIGTLFSKHIASADQAIWQELTAHSDASGSTAQIALLTANNKQIQGKLSLQAIPANQELLVTFENQHQLLQYATEIEYRKTHDELTGLNNRKALEAYLNKTFESQSLFSKPIAMIYINVDQLKVVNDTCGHIAGDELLKQLVHILKNTDVTYDYLARVGGDEFALIKEDATIEQAEEVAEIIRSTVEDISFSWDDKNFRQSLSIGVALSSPRLCTITEIIGAADAACEQAKVAGKNRVHVHKDTRAASEDSRHQMRWVSRIQQAFIEDRFELFFQPIVALHHSDQYVHYELLIRYRDENNRFVSPNAFLPAAEKYGLSTQIDLWVLTTALDFLASNPEHTYKLQCCSINLSAHSLSSHQTRSAIAQLIIGCGFPPEKVCFEITETSAIKNLDEATAFIEEMKLIGCRFALDDFGTGFSSLGYLKSLNVDYLKIDGAFIRNIVHDKIDHAMVTAVASIGKEMNIATIAEFVENEEIKSTLSQMAVDYGQGFGFAKPMPLNDAVAYYNK from the coding sequence TTGAGCAACGAAGCGCTATACATTGTCATTGCCCTACTTGCAGCATTTGCTAGCTTAATGGCGTATATGCTTTTCACTAAAAAAGCACCGGAAGACAACCAGCCCATTACAGATACAACCGACCCTTTTGCGCTGTACCTAGGCAACGCGGTGTGTGGCGCGGTAGTGCTAGATGCCTCGCTTAAAATAGCTCAAATAAACACCGTGCTTTGCGAGTATTTGGGGCTCACCCCAGCAGCAGTAATAGGCACACTGTTTAGCAAACATATTGCCAGCGCCGATCAAGCCATATGGCAGGAGCTTACGGCCCATTCGGATGCTTCGGGTAGCACAGCTCAAATTGCGCTGCTGACAGCAAACAACAAACAAATTCAAGGCAAACTAAGCCTACAAGCCATACCCGCCAATCAAGAACTATTGGTTACGTTCGAGAATCAACACCAATTATTGCAATACGCAACCGAAATAGAATACAGAAAAACGCACGACGAACTCACAGGCCTTAACAACCGCAAAGCATTAGAGGCCTACCTAAACAAAACCTTCGAAAGCCAATCTCTTTTTTCTAAGCCCATTGCTATGATCTACATTAATGTGGATCAACTTAAAGTTGTAAACGATACCTGTGGCCATATTGCAGGTGACGAGCTGTTAAAACAACTTGTACACATTCTTAAAAACACAGATGTAACCTACGATTATTTAGCCCGTGTTGGCGGCGACGAGTTCGCATTAATTAAAGAAGACGCCACCATCGAGCAAGCTGAAGAAGTTGCCGAAATAATTCGCAGCACAGTAGAAGACATAAGCTTTAGCTGGGATGATAAAAACTTTCGCCAAAGCTTAAGTATTGGCGTTGCGTTATCCTCCCCACGTTTATGTACTATTACCGAAATTATTGGCGCTGCCGATGCAGCGTGCGAACAAGCAAAAGTAGCCGGTAAAAACCGGGTGCATGTCCATAAAGATACACGCGCGGCTTCAGAAGATAGCCGCCATCAAATGCGTTGGGTTAGTCGCATTCAACAAGCTTTTATTGAAGATCGCTTCGAGTTATTTTTTCAACCAATTGTTGCCTTACACCACAGCGATCAATACGTACACTACGAACTACTTATCCGCTATCGCGATGAGAACAACCGGTTTGTATCGCCCAACGCTTTTTTACCCGCGGCAGAAAAGTACGGTTTATCCACGCAAATTGATTTATGGGTGCTCACCACCGCGCTCGACTTTCTGGCGTCGAACCCTGAGCACACCTATAAATTACAATGCTGCTCTATTAATTTATCTGCTCACTCTCTTTCTAGCCACCAAACGCGCAGCGCTATTGCTCAACTAATTATTGGCTGTGGCTTTCCGCCTGAAAAAGTCTGCTTCGAAATTACAGAAACCAGCGCAATTAAAAACTTAGATGAAGCAACGGCGTTTATTGAAGAAATGAAGCTAATTGGCTGCCGGTTTGCTCTAGACGATTTTGGTACGGGCTTTTCATCCCTAGGCTATTTAAAAAGTTTGAATGTAGACTATTTAAAGATAGACGGTGCATTTATACGTAATATTGTGCACGACAAGATAGATCACGCTATGGTGACGGCTGTCGCCAGCATTGGCAAAGAAATGAATATTGCCACCATCGCTGAATTTGTAGAGAACGAAGAAATTAAATCAACACTGTCGCAAATGGCAGTAGATTACGGTCAAGGTTTTGGTTTTGCCAAACCCATGCCGTTAAACGATGCCGTAGCCTATTACAACAAATAA
- a CDS encoding pyridoxal phosphate-dependent aminotransferase encodes MTLPKDPESSTVKPVKKDKRKNIIKSEKLLGVCYDIRGPVLEHANRLEEEGHRILKLNIGNPAPFGFEAPDEIITDVVYNIREAQGYTASRGLFPARKAIMHECQRQEIPNVEIEDIFLGNGVSELIVMANQALLNNGDEVLVPSPDYPLWTAAVNLAGGKAVHYMCDEQSDWFPDIDDMRSKITSRTRAIVVINPNNPTGAVYSQELLEQIVALAREHQLVIFADEIYSKILYDDAEFVPMGRIAKDVLCVTFNGLSKSYRLAGFRSGWIILSGAKHLAKDYIRGIDMLASMRLCANVPAMLAVQTALGGYQSINELILPGGRLLEQRDAAIEELAKIPGVSCVVPKGAIYLFPKIDRTMYDFDDDQQLILDFLIQEKILLVQGTAFNWKQPDHFRIVFLPQADQLRQAIIKFGEFLQQYRI; translated from the coding sequence ATGACACTGCCGAAAGACCCCGAGTCGTCCACGGTTAAACCGGTGAAAAAGGACAAGCGCAAAAACATCATTAAATCTGAAAAGCTACTAGGCGTATGCTACGACATTCGCGGCCCAGTGCTTGAGCACGCCAACCGCCTTGAAGAAGAAGGCCACCGCATATTGAAGTTAAACATTGGCAACCCAGCACCTTTTGGTTTTGAAGCGCCAGATGAAATTATCACCGATGTGGTTTATAACATTCGCGAGGCGCAGGGCTATACCGCATCGCGCGGCTTGTTCCCCGCACGCAAAGCCATCATGCACGAGTGCCAACGCCAGGAAATACCCAACGTAGAAATAGAAGATATCTTCTTGGGCAACGGCGTATCAGAACTTATTGTTATGGCCAACCAGGCCCTGCTTAACAATGGTGATGAAGTACTTGTTCCCTCACCAGACTACCCTCTGTGGACCGCCGCTGTGAACCTCGCTGGGGGCAAAGCAGTGCACTACATGTGCGACGAGCAGTCGGACTGGTTCCCCGATATAGATGATATGCGCAGTAAAATAACCAGCCGCACACGTGCAATAGTGGTTATAAACCCAAACAACCCTACCGGCGCGGTATACAGCCAAGAGCTGTTAGAGCAAATTGTAGCGCTTGCACGCGAGCATCAACTGGTGATTTTCGCCGACGAAATTTACAGCAAGATTCTGTACGATGACGCCGAATTTGTGCCCATGGGGCGCATCGCAAAAGATGTGCTGTGCGTAACCTTTAACGGCTTGTCTAAATCTTACCGACTGGCGGGTTTCCGCTCGGGTTGGATAATTCTAAGTGGTGCCAAGCACTTGGCAAAAGACTATATTCGCGGCATAGATATGCTGGCCTCTATGCGCCTGTGTGCCAACGTTCCCGCTATGCTGGCAGTGCAAACAGCGCTTGGCGGCTACCAAAGTATTAATGAGCTAATCCTGCCGGGCGGACGTTTGCTTGAGCAGCGCGACGCGGCCATTGAAGAGCTAGCAAAAATACCAGGAGTAAGCTGTGTGGTGCCCAAAGGGGCAATATACCTGTTCCCTAAAATTGATCGCACCATGTACGACTTTGATGACGACCAACAGTTAATATTAGATTTTCTAATTCAAGAGAAAATTCTGTTGGTGCAAGGTACTGCCTTCAACTGGAAGCAACCGGACCACTTTAGAATTGTGTTTCTACCGCAAGCAGACCAATTGCGTCAGGCGATTATTAAGTTTGGCGAGTTTTTGCAGCAATACCGCATTTAA
- the msrB gene encoding peptide-methionine (R)-S-oxide reductase MsrB yields MSDLTKKDDEYWRDKLDAEQFRICREKGTERPFTGEYCDSKEPGTYLCRCCAEPLFESATKYDSGSGWPSFFQPIKGDAVGEIKDTSHGMVRVEVVCHNCGCHLGHVFPDGPKPTGLRYCINSASIQLQKEGAE; encoded by the coding sequence ATGTCGGATCTCACAAAAAAAGACGATGAATACTGGCGTGATAAGCTCGATGCAGAGCAATTTCGTATATGCCGTGAAAAAGGTACAGAGCGACCCTTTACCGGTGAGTACTGTGATAGCAAAGAGCCGGGCACATATCTGTGCCGCTGTTGTGCCGAGCCACTGTTTGAATCTGCAACCAAATACGACTCGGGGTCGGGTTGGCCGAGCTTCTTTCAGCCTATAAAAGGCGATGCGGTAGGTGAGATTAAAGACACTAGCCACGGCATGGTTCGCGTCGAAGTGGTTTGCCACAATTGCGGCTGCCATTTGGGGCACGTGTTTCCAGATGGCCCTAAGCCCACAGGGTTAAGGTATTGCATCAACTCTGCCTCTATCCAACTGCAAAAAGAGGGCGCGGAGTGA
- a CDS encoding DNA-3-methyladenine glycosylase I yields the protein MIAFADIYKSAVIHKGGENAVEAMLPPVSSASELRAMSDADYLSAISRRVFRAGLKHSLVDAKWPAFEQAFNGFDPYYCAMLSDDDLDVLMANKAIIRHLGKIKSVRENAQFVVRESKEHGGFGAFLAAWPIEHTIQLWLYLKKHGKQLGGNSAASFLRMVGRDTFMLTNDVLAVLRAHGVLVQAVPKPPASQRDLFAIQEAFLVWHKESGRPLSHISRIMSFTAF from the coding sequence GTGATTGCGTTTGCCGATATTTATAAGTCTGCTGTTATTCACAAGGGCGGTGAAAATGCTGTGGAGGCTATGCTGCCGCCCGTGAGTTCGGCGAGCGAATTACGCGCAATGAGTGATGCCGATTACCTTTCTGCTATTTCTAGACGGGTATTTCGAGCAGGTTTGAAGCATTCGTTAGTGGATGCAAAGTGGCCAGCGTTTGAACAGGCCTTCAACGGCTTTGACCCCTATTATTGCGCAATGCTAAGCGATGACGACCTCGATGTGCTTATGGCCAACAAAGCCATTATTCGTCATCTGGGTAAAATAAAATCCGTGCGCGAGAACGCGCAATTTGTGGTGCGCGAAAGTAAAGAGCACGGCGGCTTTGGCGCTTTTTTGGCCGCTTGGCCCATAGAGCACACAATCCAGTTGTGGCTGTATTTAAAAAAGCACGGCAAACAGCTAGGGGGCAACTCCGCAGCATCGTTTTTACGTATGGTGGGGCGAGATACGTTTATGCTCACCAACGATGTGCTAGCTGTGTTGCGCGCCCACGGCGTGTTAGTGCAGGCTGTACCCAAACCGCCGGCTTCGCAGCGCGATTTATTCGCTATACAAGAAGCGTTTCTTGTTTGGCACAAAGAAAGTGGTCGTCCGCTTAGTCATATCAGCAGAATTATGTCGTTTACGGCATTTTAA
- a CDS encoding DUF1499 domain-containing protein has translation MPNLPLSLTIQAWLLVFMCLAVAGHKFEILGFKIAFLGFAILVLSSLIVGLVALVLALIGKHSLATGFGSLCIGLLPVGVVLMLVGAGLKVPAIHDISTDLAAPPEFTAAQALRKDGENSLDMPSEAVRKQQADFYTSLAPITVQAAPNIAFKKALRVAEQLGWQVHFTDSAKLRFEAVDETALFGFKDDIVVRVRATGQGSVMDVRSVSRVGESDLGANAKRIQAFVDAFKQ, from the coding sequence ATGCCTAATTTACCGTTATCCCTAACTATCCAAGCTTGGTTGCTCGTGTTTATGTGCTTAGCTGTTGCCGGCCATAAATTCGAAATATTGGGGTTTAAGATCGCATTCCTTGGGTTCGCCATACTTGTGCTGTCGTCGTTGATTGTGGGTCTTGTCGCCTTAGTGTTAGCGTTAATTGGCAAGCACAGTTTGGCGACAGGTTTTGGGTCGCTATGTATAGGTTTGTTGCCTGTTGGTGTGGTGCTTATGTTGGTTGGGGCGGGCTTAAAAGTGCCGGCAATTCACGATATTAGTACCGACTTAGCTGCCCCCCCTGAATTTACCGCAGCCCAGGCGTTGCGTAAGGACGGAGAAAACAGCTTAGATATGCCCTCCGAGGCTGTGAGAAAGCAGCAAGCCGACTTTTATACCTCTCTGGCGCCTATTACCGTGCAGGCCGCCCCTAACATAGCGTTTAAGAAGGCGTTGCGTGTGGCGGAGCAGCTTGGTTGGCAGGTGCATTTTACCGATAGTGCAAAGTTGCGCTTTGAAGCCGTGGACGAGACAGCATTGTTTGGCTTTAAGGATGACATTGTTGTGCGGGTGCGTGCCACCGGGCAGGGCAGTGTGATGGATGTGCGTTCGGTATCGCGGGTAGGCGAGAGTGATTTAGGGGCAAACGCTAAGCGAATTCAAGCGTTTGTGGATGCGTTCAAGCAATAA
- a CDS encoding PA2817 family protein: protein MSESLDPSVAIKQYHQALIVQFKNQLTIYKDELDEDDTAFTQLLDALCEDINTADGEVPTGQKFISTMVARYPQLTPRLPRDLFWYFGGDCLHYVEDKELENFQALEEAFYALASTTPITEQSYARLRESFFAATPINK from the coding sequence ATGAGCGAATCTTTAGACCCGAGTGTTGCTATTAAGCAATATCATCAAGCACTTATTGTGCAATTTAAAAACCAGCTTACCATTTACAAGGACGAGCTCGACGAGGATGACACGGCATTTACCCAGCTACTCGACGCGCTTTGTGAAGATATTAATACCGCAGACGGCGAAGTGCCCACAGGCCAGAAGTTTATCTCTACCATGGTTGCGCGCTACCCCCAACTTACCCCACGCCTACCGCGGGATTTATTTTGGTATTTTGGTGGCGATTGCTTACATTACGTAGAGGATAAAGAACTAGAAAACTTTCAAGCATTGGAAGAGGCTTTTTACGCTCTCGCATCCACTACCCCCATCACCGAGCAAAGCTATGCTCGCCTGCGCGAATCGTTCTTCGCTGCCACCCCCATCAACAAATAA
- a CDS encoding ABC transporter ATP-binding protein, with amino-acid sequence MTHSNAVNTAALEIRGLKKIYDNKFEALKGVDLTVAEGDFFALLGPNGAGKSTTIGIICSLVKKSGGSVKVFGVDIDKDFSKAKQFIGVVPQEFNFNMFEKVQDIVTNQAGYYGLPYKVAVERAEKYLKKLGLWEKRSTPSRGLSGGMKRRLMIARALVHEPKLLILDEPTAGVDIELRRSMWEFLQEINAAGTTIILTTHYLEEAESLCRNVAIIDKGELVENTSVKSLLKQLNKEVFIFDVKAPLTQAPHIDGYTVRLVDELTIEVDIDKGQSLNALFAPLSQQGVEVVSMRNKVNRLEELFVSLVNGPANSEVAK; translated from the coding sequence ATGACACATTCAAATGCAGTAAATACTGCGGCCCTCGAAATTCGCGGGTTGAAAAAAATCTACGACAATAAGTTCGAAGCATTGAAAGGCGTGGACCTAACTGTAGCCGAAGGCGATTTTTTCGCACTGCTGGGCCCCAATGGCGCGGGTAAATCTACCACTATAGGTATTATTTGCTCACTGGTAAAAAAGTCTGGCGGCAGCGTGAAGGTGTTTGGTGTAGATATAGATAAAGACTTCTCTAAAGCCAAGCAATTTATTGGCGTGGTGCCGCAAGAGTTTAATTTTAATATGTTTGAAAAGGTGCAGGATATTGTTACCAATCAGGCAGGTTATTACGGCTTACCCTACAAAGTTGCGGTAGAGCGGGCGGAAAAATATCTTAAAAAATTAGGCCTGTGGGAAAAGCGTTCCACACCTTCGCGCGGCCTTTCTGGCGGTATGAAGCGGCGCTTAATGATTGCCCGCGCACTGGTACATGAGCCCAAACTGCTAATTTTAGATGAGCCAACAGCGGGGGTAGATATCGAGTTGCGCCGCTCTATGTGGGAATTTTTGCAAGAAATTAATGCGGCCGGTACAACAATTATTCTTACTACCCACTACTTAGAAGAGGCGGAAAGCCTGTGCAGAAATGTGGCAATTATCGATAAGGGTGAATTAGTAGAAAACACCAGTGTAAAAAGTTTACTTAAGCAGCTAAACAAAGAAGTGTTTATTTTTGATGTGAAAGCACCGCTCACTCAAGCGCCCCACATTGATGGCTATACGGTGCGTTTGGTTGATGAATTAACCATAGAAGTGGATATAGATAAAGGGCAATCGTTAAACGCATTGTTCGCGCCACTCTCTCAGCAAGGTGTAGAGGTAGTGAGTATGCGCAATAAGGTGAATAGATTGGAAGAGTTGTTTGTGTCGCTGGTTAATGGGCCAGCTAATAGCGAGGTGGCGAAATGA
- a CDS encoding ABC transporter permease yields MNAQAQFVALSTIVRKEVRRFTRIWMQTLLPPVITMGLYFIIFGNLIGSRIGQMGGFDYMAFVVPGLIMMSVINNSYSNVVSSFFSAKFTKSIEELQVSPTPSYIIMLGYVSGGALRGLLVGAIVTGVSLFFTDMQIKHVGITMLVVLLTAMLFAVAGMINAIFAKSFDDISIIPTFVLTPMTYLGGVFYSISLLPEFWQGVSKLNPILYMVNAFRYGVLGVSDVSIAGSLAGIFVFLCIAVVYCLYLLESGKKLRN; encoded by the coding sequence ATGAATGCTCAAGCACAGTTCGTAGCGCTATCTACTATTGTTCGCAAAGAAGTTAGACGTTTTACCCGCATTTGGATGCAAACGCTGTTGCCACCCGTTATTACAATGGGCTTATATTTTATTATTTTTGGCAACCTCATCGGTTCACGCATTGGGCAAATGGGTGGTTTCGATTATATGGCCTTTGTGGTGCCGGGCCTTATTATGATGTCCGTTATTAATAATTCTTACTCAAATGTGGTGTCTTCTTTTTTTAGCGCGAAATTTACCAAAAGCATTGAAGAGCTACAGGTAAGCCCAACGCCTAGCTACATTATTATGTTGGGGTATGTGTCCGGTGGTGCGCTGCGCGGTTTGTTAGTGGGGGCGATAGTAACGGGTGTGTCGCTATTTTTTACCGATATGCAAATTAAGCATGTTGGCATTACGATGCTTGTGGTGTTGCTTACTGCGATGCTATTTGCGGTGGCGGGTATGATCAACGCTATTTTTGCTAAATCCTTTGACGATATTTCAATTATCCCTACCTTTGTACTTACGCCAATGACGTACTTAGGGGGTGTTTTTTATTCTATCTCTCTACTGCCCGAGTTTTGGCAGGGTGTATCTAAGCTCAACCCCATTTTGTATATGGTGAATGCTTTCCGTTATGGGGTGTTGGGTGTATCGGACGTAAGTATTGCGGGTTCTTTAGCTGGCATATTTGTATTTTTATGTATCGCCGTGGTTTATTGTTTGTATTTGTTGGAAAGCGGCAAAAAACTGCGCAATTAG